The Paraburkholderia sabiae genome includes a region encoding these proteins:
- the gcvA gene encoding transcriptional regulator GcvA, producing the protein MTAPIFLNALRAFEASARHQSFSAAALELNVTPAAVGQLVRSLEEWLGVPLFHRGSGGRARLVPTDVALRALPDIRDGFDRLNLGFARLKEGSAVGVLTVTVSPAFAAKWLLPRIDRFQSAWPETDVRLDTSLKLMDFATQGIDIGVRYGAGNWPGLEAEKLMDEEVFPVCSPAFLAKHRRLRTPVDLAGLTLIDDLSVDRQTGFVTWDAWLETVSKKVIKARPALKINNSAAVLQAAIDGRGIALARSVLAHDDLAAGRLVRLLPDIARPSVLAYYVVYRKECAALPRLVAFRDWLVSEASAR; encoded by the coding sequence ATGACAGCTCCGATTTTCCTGAATGCATTGCGCGCCTTCGAAGCGAGCGCGCGTCATCAGAGCTTTTCTGCTGCGGCACTCGAATTGAACGTGACGCCGGCGGCTGTCGGTCAACTCGTGCGCAGTCTCGAAGAATGGCTGGGTGTGCCGCTGTTCCATCGAGGCAGCGGCGGCCGCGCGCGCCTCGTCCCCACCGACGTAGCGCTACGCGCGCTGCCCGATATCCGCGATGGCTTCGACCGGCTGAATCTCGGCTTCGCGCGGCTCAAGGAAGGTTCGGCCGTCGGCGTGCTGACGGTCACCGTCAGTCCGGCGTTTGCCGCGAAATGGCTGCTGCCGCGCATCGATCGCTTTCAGAGTGCCTGGCCCGAAACCGATGTACGCCTCGATACCAGCCTCAAGCTGATGGATTTCGCGACTCAGGGAATCGATATCGGCGTTCGTTACGGCGCTGGCAACTGGCCAGGATTAGAGGCCGAAAAGCTGATGGACGAAGAGGTTTTTCCCGTCTGCTCGCCGGCGTTTCTCGCGAAGCATCGACGCTTGCGCACTCCGGTGGATCTTGCCGGGCTTACGCTGATCGACGATCTTTCCGTCGATCGTCAGACCGGTTTCGTCACCTGGGATGCGTGGCTCGAAACGGTCAGCAAGAAAGTCATCAAGGCACGCCCCGCGTTGAAGATCAACAATTCCGCGGCCGTGTTGCAAGCGGCAATCGATGGACGCGGTATTGCGCTCGCGCGCAGCGTTCTCGCGCACGACGATCTGGCCGCGGGGCGTCTGGTCCGGCTGCTTCCAGACATCGCGCGGCCATCGGTGCTCGCCTATTACGTGGTCTATCGAAAGGAATGTGCGGCGTTGCCGAGGCTGGTCGCGTTTCGCGATTGGCTCGTCAGCGAGGCTTCCGCCCGCTGA